The following coding sequences are from one Mycobacterium bourgelatii window:
- a CDS encoding lycopene cyclase domain-containing protein, which yields MNDRWQYLILLGLCLLITAPLELFGNGVYRQIRRAAWAVLPVAAVFLIWDAVAIAADIWTYNPAYITGIELPPSIPLEEVLFFLVIPLCGLLTYNAVSTILDWSRRR from the coding sequence GTGAACGACCGCTGGCAGTACCTGATCCTGCTCGGCCTGTGCCTGCTCATCACCGCTCCGCTGGAGCTGTTCGGCAACGGCGTCTACCGGCAGATCCGGCGCGCCGCATGGGCGGTGCTGCCGGTTGCGGCGGTGTTCTTGATCTGGGATGCGGTCGCAATCGCCGCCGACATATGGACGTACAACCCCGCCTACATCACCGGCATCGAGTTGCCACCTTCGATACCGCTGGAAGAGGTGCTGTTCTTCTTGGTGATTCCTTTGTGCGGACTGCTTACCTACAACGCGGTCAGCACCATCCTGGACTGGAGCAGACGGCGATGA